The genome window GCTTCCACCAATTGCGGCAGCAGACCGGTGTCGGCACCTTGCTCAGGCCGTACCGTGTAGGGCGGAAAATGCGCGGCGCCAATCCTCACCAATTGCCCAGCCGAAGCCGGCACCCACCACGCGGTGCCCAGTGCCCATAGAGTTAGTCCTGCAGCCAGCCGCCATGGCAAAAACATTGAGGCACGCACCGTTCAACACGTTGATGGCAATAAGCTAGGCGTTTTTGTCAGGTGAGACAACTTTCCACCGAAAAATTAATAGCTTGCGCCTCAATCAGCCTTCAGAACCATCAACAGGGCTTCTTCGGCCAGCTGTTCGAGTGTCAGGCTGCCTTCGGCGCGGAACCACGTGGTGGTCCAGGACAACGCGCCGGTCAGAAAGCGCCGGGTGATAAACACATCACCCTTGATGTAACCGGCGGCCTTGGCCTCGCCCAGCACCTGCAGCCATATTTGTTCGTACACATCACGTAGCGCCAGCACCTGGGCCTGGCCGTCGGCCGACAGCGAACGCCATTCGTAGACCAGCACCGCCATGGCTTCGCCGCTCCCGCCCATGATTGACTGCAATTCGCAGCGAATCAGCGCCAACACACGGTCGCGCACCGTGCTCGCGTCCTCGAGCGAGGCGCGCATCATCGCGGTGTTGTAATGGATGGTTTCCTCCATCACCGCCCGCAGGATCTCGTCCTTGCTCTTGAAATGATGAAAGATGCTGCCGGACTGGATGCCCACGGCGCTGGCCAGGTCACGCACCGTGGTGCGCTCAAACCCCTTGTTGCGAAACAGGTGAGCCGCGGTTTGCAGCAACTTGCCCCGTGCACTGTCAGGGTCGGTCAAATGACCGCCGTCGACCATGGTGCGCATCACCCGCAGGGCTTTTTGCTCATCCATGCTGCTCTCCTTCATTTCTACTGACGTCTTGGGCGGCAATTTAGGCCGTGGCCGCCACCCAAGCAAGCGCTTGGGCAAAACTTGTGTGCGGAGTTTACAAACCAAGCGCTTGCTTGGTAGTCTCGACACCAGCCATTCGAGGAAGGATTTCTCATGAGCAAGACGGTTCGTATCGGCTGTGCCAGCGCCTTCTGGGGCGACACCTGCACCGCCGCCGCCCAGCTGGTGCACGGCGGCACCCTGGATTACCTGGTCTTCGACTACTTGGCGGAAGTCACAATGTCGATCCTTGCCGGCGCACGAATGAAAGACACCCAGGCCGGCTACGCCACCGATTTCGTCGAGGTGCTCACCCCGCTGCTGGGCGACCTCCAGCGCCAGGGCATCCGCGTGATCAGCAATGCCGGGGGCATTAACCCCCAGGCTTGCGCCGCCGCACTGCAAGCCGCCTGTGACAAGGCCAACATTGCGCTGAAGATCGCCGTCCTGCTGGGCGACGATTTGCAACCCACACTCAAACAACTGCCAGGCATTACCGATATGTTCAACGGCGCGCCGCTGCCGCCGCTGTGCGTGTCCGCCAATGCCTACCTCGGTGCGCCTGGGATTGCCAAAGCCCTTGAGCTGGGCGCCGATATCATCATCACCGGCCGCGTGGTCGACAGCGCCGTGGTCAGTGCGGCGCTGGTGCATGAATTCAATTGGTCATGGCAGGACTATGACCGCCTGGCCCAGGCGGCACTGGCCGGGCACATCATCGAATGCGGCGCGCAGTGCACCGGCGGTAACTTCACCGATTGGCGCGACGTGCCGGACTACGAGCACATCGGCTTTCCCATCGTTGAGGTCAGCGCCGACGGCCAATTCACCGTCAACAAGGTCGACGGCAGCGGCGGGCTGATCAGCGAACTCAGCGTGGCCGAACAGCTGCTGTATGAGATCGGCGACCCGCGCGCCTACCTGCTGCCTGATGTGATCTGCGATTTCAGCCAGGTCAAACTGCAACAACAAGGCAAACACCAAGTTCGCCTGCACGGCGCCAAGGGCTTGCCACCTACCGACCAATACAAGGTCAGCGCCACCTACCCCGACGGGTTCCGCTGCACCGCCAGTTGCCTGATCGCCGGCATCGACGCCGTGGCCAAGGCCGAGCGGGTCAGCCAGGCGATCATCAATAAAACGTCGGAGCTGTTCAGCCAACGTGGCTGGGCGCCCTACACTGAGGTCAATATCGAATTGCTCGGCAGCGAAGCCACCTACGGCGCCCATGCCCAGCGTCACGACTGCCGCGAAGTGGTGGTGAAACTGGCCGTGCGCCACCCGAGCAAGCAGGCGCTGCTGCTGTTTGCCCGCGAGATCGCCCAGGCCGCCACCGGCATGGCGCCGGGGTTGACCGGGATTGTCGGCGGGCGACCCACCGTGTACCCACTGATTCGGCTGTTTTCATTCCTTATCGATAAATCATCCTGTGAACCGCTGATCGAGTTCCAGGGCCAGCGCCATGCCATTGAGCTGCCTTTGACTGCGCATCTACTCACCCCGACTGCTACGGTCGAGCCACCCAAGCCCCAAGGCCGTGCGGATGCCAGCGTGCCGTTGGTCAAACTCGCCGTGGCGCGCTCCGGCGACAAGGGTAACCACAGCAATATCGGCGTCATTGCCCGCCATCCCGATTACCTGCCGTGGATCGCCGAAGCGCTGACCCCGGCAGTGGTCGTCGACTGGATGAACCACGTGCTCGACCCGCTGCACGGCCGCGTCGAACGCTGGTACTTGCCTGGCAGCCACAGCCTGAATTTTCTGCTGGAAAACGCGTTGGGCGGCGGCGGCATCGCCAGCCTGCGCATCGACCCCCAAGGCAAAGCCTTCGCCCAGCAACTGCTGGAAATCCCCATTGCCGTGCCGCAACACATCGCCGATCAACTCACCTAAAGGACTGTCGCCGTGGCCTTCGATTCGATCTTCAAAGCCGACCTGTTCCAGGGGCAAACCGTGATTGTTACCGGTGGCGGCAGTGGTATCGGCCGTTGCACCGCCCATGAACTCGCCGCCCTTGGCGCTCGGGTCATCCTGGTGGGGCGCAAGCCGGACAAGCTTTCGAAGGTGGCTGCCGAAATTTGCGAAGACGGCGGCACTGCCCATTGGCAGGCCTGCGATATTCGCGAGGAAGACGCGGTGAAGGCACTGGTGACGCAGCTCATTGATGACCATGGCCCGCTCCATGGCCTGGTGAATAACGCTGGCGGTCAATACCCGTCGCCACTGGCCTCGATCAACCAAAAGGGCTTTGAAACCGTACTGCGCACTAACCTGGTCGGCGGTTTCCTGATGGCGCGGGAAGTGTTCAACCAGTCCATGAACAAGCACGGTGGAGCGATCGTCAACATGCTCGCCGACATGTGGGGCGGCATGCCCGGCATGGGCCACTCCGGCGCGGCGCGGTCGGGCATGGACAACTTCACCAAGACCGCCGCCTTTGAATGGGGTTATGCCGGTGTGCGAGTCAACGCCGTGGCGCCGGGGTGGATTGCCTCCAGCGGCATGGACACTTACGACGGCGCGTTCAAGGCGGTGATCCCGACCCTGCGTGAACACGTGCCGCTCAAGCGGATCGGCACCGAATCGGAAGTCAGCGCGGCCATTGTGTTTCTGCTCAGCCCCGCGGCGGCGTTCATCAGCGGCAGCACCCTGCGCATCGATGGCGCTGCCAGCCTGGGCAGCCGGGCCTGGCCGCTGCCCAAGGCGCAACCACCGAGCGAACCCTTCAATGGTTTCCACCGCGCCTACCTGCCGGATGTGCTCAAGGCGGAGCAATAACCTATGCCGCTCATTGAAACGCAGATCGACAGCCACAGCCCACAGTTCGCGCAAAACCGCGAAGCCATGTTGGCCGCCATCGCACAATTGCGCCAACTGGAACACAACCTGCTGAGCAAGGCACAGGAAGCCAAGCCCAAGTTCGACAAACGCGGCCAACTGCTGCCCCGCGAACGGCTCAACCTGCTACTCGACCCCGGTGCGCCGTTTCTGGAATTGGCCAGCCTGGCGGGTTACAAACTCCACGACGACAAAGACGGCAGCGCGGCCGGCGGCGGCTTGATCGCCGGCATCGGCTACGTCAGCGGCGTGCGCGTGCTGGTGGTGGCCAATAACAGCGCGATCAAGGGCGGCACCATTTCCCCCGCCGGCCTGAAAAAATCCCTGCGCCTGCAACAGATCGCGATGGAAAACAAACTGCCGGTGGTGACCCTCGCCGAAAGCGGCGGCGCCAACCTCAACTATGCGGCGGAGATTTTCGTCGAAGGCGCACGCAGCTTCGCCAACCAGGCGCGCATGTCAGCCATGGGGTTGCCGCAGATCACCGTGGTGCACGGCTCGGCCACGGCGGGCGGCGCGTATCAACCGGGGCTGTCGGATTACGTGGTGGTGGTGCGCGGCAAGGCCAAACTGTTCCTTGCCGGGCCGCCACTGCTCAAAGCGGCGACCGGCGAAGTGGCAACCGATGAGGAACTGGGTGGCGCCGAGATGCACGCGCAAACCGCCGGCACTGCCGAA of Pseudomonas fluorescens contains these proteins:
- a CDS encoding TetR/AcrR family transcriptional regulator; translation: MDEQKALRVMRTMVDGGHLTDPDSARGKLLQTAAHLFRNKGFERTTVRDLASAVGIQSGSIFHHFKSKDEILRAVMEETIHYNTAMMRASLEDASTVRDRVLALIRCELQSIMGGSGEAMAVLVYEWRSLSADGQAQVLALRDVYEQIWLQVLGEAKAAGYIKGDVFITRRFLTGALSWTTTWFRAEGSLTLEQLAEEALLMVLKAD
- a CDS encoding acyclic terpene utilization AtuA family protein; protein product: MSKTVRIGCASAFWGDTCTAAAQLVHGGTLDYLVFDYLAEVTMSILAGARMKDTQAGYATDFVEVLTPLLGDLQRQGIRVISNAGGINPQACAAALQAACDKANIALKIAVLLGDDLQPTLKQLPGITDMFNGAPLPPLCVSANAYLGAPGIAKALELGADIIITGRVVDSAVVSAALVHEFNWSWQDYDRLAQAALAGHIIECGAQCTGGNFTDWRDVPDYEHIGFPIVEVSADGQFTVNKVDGSGGLISELSVAEQLLYEIGDPRAYLLPDVICDFSQVKLQQQGKHQVRLHGAKGLPPTDQYKVSATYPDGFRCTASCLIAGIDAVAKAERVSQAIINKTSELFSQRGWAPYTEVNIELLGSEATYGAHAQRHDCREVVVKLAVRHPSKQALLLFAREIAQAATGMAPGLTGIVGGRPTVYPLIRLFSFLIDKSSCEPLIEFQGQRHAIELPLTAHLLTPTATVEPPKPQGRADASVPLVKLAVARSGDKGNHSNIGVIARHPDYLPWIAEALTPAVVVDWMNHVLDPLHGRVERWYLPGSHSLNFLLENALGGGGIASLRIDPQGKAFAQQLLEIPIAVPQHIADQLT
- a CDS encoding SDR family oxidoreductase, with product MAFDSIFKADLFQGQTVIVTGGGSGIGRCTAHELAALGARVILVGRKPDKLSKVAAEICEDGGTAHWQACDIREEDAVKALVTQLIDDHGPLHGLVNNAGGQYPSPLASINQKGFETVLRTNLVGGFLMAREVFNQSMNKHGGAIVNMLADMWGGMPGMGHSGAARSGMDNFTKTAAFEWGYAGVRVNAVAPGWIASSGMDTYDGAFKAVIPTLREHVPLKRIGTESEVSAAIVFLLSPAAAFISGSTLRIDGAASLGSRAWPLPKAQPPSEPFNGFHRAYLPDVLKAEQ